In bacterium, one DNA window encodes the following:
- the rplQ gene encoding 50S ribosomal protein L17 — protein sequence MRHRKKHLKLKGSISHRKALLSNLATELFRHKTIKTTYTKAKALSRLAERLLTEAKKQTLASQRKIISNLHNKEVAKKIFKEAKELQQGGGYTKVLKLPCRHGDNSPMAIVT from the coding sequence ATGAGACACAGGAAGAAACATCTCAAGCTTAAAGGCTCTATAAGCCATAGAAAGGCACTTCTTTCTAATCTGGCAACTGAGCTTTTTAGGCACAAGACCATAAAAACAACCTATACAAAAGCAAAGGCTTTATCAAGGCTTGCTGAAAGGCTGCTAACAGAGGCAAAAAAGCAAACCCTTGCTTCCCAGAGAAAGATTATCTCAAATCTCCATAACAAAGAGGTGGCAAAGAAGATATTTAAAGAGGCAAAGGAATTACAACAGGGGGGGGGATACACAAAAGTTCTTAAGCTTCCTTGTAGGCATGGAGATAATAGCCCAATGGCAATTGTTAC
- a CDS encoding DNA-directed RNA polymerase subunit alpha C-terminal domain-containing protein, whose protein sequence is FEINEEPLEKVDEEREKLRKVLNTSIDELEISVRASNCLRLAGITRIGDIVKMDETGLLKMRNFGRKSLAEVKERLVDYNLTLGMSGVEELLEPLSEEAQAGIVENETQEETSQA, encoded by the coding sequence ATTTGAGATTAATGAAGAACCTTTAGAAAAGGTTGATGAAGAAAGAGAAAAGCTGAGAAAGGTTTTAAATACGAGTATTGATGAACTTGAAATATCTGTAAGAGCCTCTAATTGCCTTCGGCTTGCAGGAATAACAAGGATTGGAGATATTGTAAAGATGGATGAGACAGGGCTATTAAAGATGAGAAATTTTGGAAGGAAGTCTCTTGCAGAGGTAAAAGAAAGACTTGTTGATTATAACCTTACATTGGGAATGTCAGGCGTAGAGGAGCTCTTAGAGCCTTTATCAGAAGAGGCACAAGCCGGGATTGTAGAAAATGAGACACAGGAAGAAACATCTCAAGCTTAA